One region of Eupeodes corollae chromosome 1, idEupCoro1.1, whole genome shotgun sequence genomic DNA includes:
- the LOC129941085 gene encoding uncharacterized protein LOC129941085 — translation MRSVYEAAEKSKVKNPSTLSSLKIVYTGGENLGEALEKYFTKITPHCKVVKCYGMTEVAGGIASTEKISTQKYVNGGVLKSGFMVKLIDDDGNSLGSNQIGIVCVKPATPFLGYLKNDLANKESFIEGGWFNTGDIGVVDSDNLLNIFTREKHILRYADGKIIFPDTIEDIVNSFDGVHSSALIGNFSKENPKQYCGTIFVVPQDFIVNLADFENDFRAYLRKELTKEQLKIIKYFKVIDDLPKTTCYKIDRMALKKIVHGGYKI, via the coding sequence ATGAGAAGTGTATATGAAGCAGCAGAAAAATCTAAGGTGAAAAACCCGTCGACTCTTTCCTCACTAAAGATCGTTTATACTGGTGGTGAAAACCTTGGAGAAgcattggaaaaatattttacaaaaataacgcCCCATTGTAAGGTCGTAAAGTGTTATGGAATGACGGAAGTGGCTGGCGGGATAGCCTCTACTGAAAAAATTAGCACCCAAAAATACGTAAACGGTGGTGTTTTAAAAAGTGGTTTCATGGTAAAACTCATTGATGATGATGGAAACTCTCTTGGATCGAACCAAATTGGAATAGTTTGTGTCAAACCAGCTACCCCGTTCTTAGGGTATCTGAAAAATGATCTGGCCAACAAGGAATCTTTCATTGAAGGAGGTTGGTTCAACACAGGAGACATAGGAGTTGTGGATTCGGAtaatttgttgaacattttcaccagagaaaaacacattttacgTTATGCCGatggaaagataatttttcCAGATACAATTGAAGACATCGTAAATAGTTTTGATGGTGTTCATTCATCAGCTCTGATAGGAAACTTTAGTAAGGAAAATCCCAAACAATATTGtggaacaatttttgtagttcCCCAAGATTTTATTGTAAATCTAGCTGATTTCGAAAATGATTTTagagcttatttgagaaaggaACTAACCAAGGAgcaacttaaaattataaagtacTTCAAAGTGATAGATGATTTACCAAAGACAACTTGCTATAAAATTGATAGGATGGCCTTGAAGAAGATTGTCCATGGtggctataaaatataa
- the LOC129941084 gene encoding putative acyl--CoA ligase YdaB — protein MDSVEYVVSENIWRSRDLEVESCSLGVTILLELKHSDPQKILEVHHESGINVTVKEIRDQTITVAQNLLNLGIKKNDRVVFFTNLNLKITPLTYACYTIGAPVCFFEIHLPQEHVPAYLEILDPSVILYEEEFKSMVTEGLKGLNLTNLRYVLTLDGEQKSVDELLFAPAVDIESFEVPDIGDPRTLPALLTFTSATTGLPKIVMNSHALVRHSVLKEFVTNPESVVLILSEIRWIGPQILMLQPALLGIKRIYSSIPYMELTGECVRTIIDKHKVTV, from the exons ATGGACAGTGTTGAGTACGTTGTATCTGAGAATATCTGGCGATCTCGAGACCTTGAAGTTGAAAGTTGCAGTCTTGGTGTGACTATTTTGCTAGAATTGAAGCACAGTGatccacagaaaatattggaaGTGCATCACGAAAGTGGCATAAATGTCACGGTGAAGGAGATTCGTGATCAAACAATAACTGTTGCTCAAAATCTCTTAAATTTGGGTATTAAAAAGAACGATAGAGTTGTATTCTTCACAAACTTGAACTTGAAAATAACACCACTTACGTATGCCTGCTACACAATTGGTGCACCAGTCTGTTTCTTCGAAATACATCTTCCACAAG AACATGTTCCCGCTTATCTGGAAATTCTCGATCCATCTGTAATATTATATGAAGAAGAATTTAAGTCTATGGTCACAGAAGGTTTAAAAGGTCTTAATCTAACGAATCTGAGATATGTGCTCACTTTGGACGGTGAACAAAAGTCTGTTGATGAGTTACTCTTTGCACCAGCAGTTgatattgaaagttttgaagttCCTGACATTGGAGATCCAAGGACGCTACCAGCTTTGTTAACATTCACATCTGCAACTACTGGTCTTCCAAAAATTGTTATGAATTCTCATGCCTTGGTCAGACATAGTGTCCTCAAAGAATTCGTTACAAATCCAGAGAGTGTTGTTCTGATTCTGAGTGAAATCCGTTGGATTGGTCCGCAAATCTTGATGCTGCAACCTGCTCTTCTTGGGATTAAGCGAATTTACAGCTCAATACCTTACATGGAATTGACTGGTGAATGTGTGAGGACAATAATTGACAAACATAAAGTTACGGTTTAA
- the LOC129952815 gene encoding uncharacterized protein LOC129952815 translates to MQSVEYVTSQKIWRAPEFKTGSFSLGAVILEKLKHSDPEKILEVHHESGTHVTVKETREKTITVSQNLLNLGVKKNDRVVFFTNLNLKITPLTFACYTIGAPVCFFETNLEQEHVPAYLKMLDPSVIIYEERFKSMVTEGLKNLNLSNLRHVLTLDGDQNSVDELFFEPVVDIESFQAPDLGDPRSLPAILGFTSATTGLPKIIMNSHAMVRHSAYNYFQAKPNIVVMVLSAVRWCCQQTVMIQPALLGVKRIYSSTAPLHMTGEFMRTIIDTHQVTHYIDVPRLMRTLYEAVERYKKRDPSTLSTLKFAWIGGESDGGVLEAYISKITPHCMVVRCYGLTEVAGSFATSEFVSSKQNVNGGILKNGFMIKLMDNDGNPLGPNQIGRVCVKIAAPFLGYLKNDFANKESFIEGGWLNTGDMGIVYSDKLLNIFVREKYALRYSDCSIFFPNSVEEIVNNFNGVYSSALVGNPSAENFNKYCGTIFVVLESGSLNSAVFENRFRSYLRKEITKEQLEVIKYFKVIDDLPKTTCYKVDRMALKRIVQGGSKIYCQK, encoded by the exons ATGCAAAGTGTTGAATACGTTACATCTCAGAAAATCTGGAGAGCTCCAGAGTTCAAAACTGGAAGTTTCAGCCTTGGGGCGgttattttggaaaaactcaAACACAGTGATCCGGAAAAAATATTAGAAGTTCATCACGAAAGTGGCACACATGTCACGGTGAAGGAGACCCGTGAGAAAACAATAACTGTCTCTCAAAATCTCTTAAATTTGGGTGTGAAAAAGAACGATAGAGTTGTGTTCTTCACAAACttgaacttaaaaataacaCCGCTTACGTTTGCCTGCTACACAATCGGTGCACCGGTGTGTTTCTTCGAAACCAATCTGGAACAAG aACACGTACCTGCCTATCTGAAAATGCTTGATCCTTCCGTGATCATCTACGAAGAAAGATTCAAATCCATGGTTACAGAAGGTTTGAAAAACCTTAATCTTTCGAATCTGCGACATGTGCTCACTTTGGACGGTGACCAAAATTCAGTTGATGAGTTATTTTTTGAACCAGTTGTTGATATTGAATCTTTCCAAGCTCCTGACTTAGGAGACCCAAGGTCTCTACCAGCAATCTTGGGGTTCACATCAGCAACTACTGGGCTaccaaaaattataatgaattcCCACGCTATGGTCAGGCATAGTGCCTATAACTATTTCCAAGCGAAACCAAACATTGTGGTTATGGTTCTAAGTGCTGTCCGGTGGTGTTGTCAACAAACGGTTATGATTCAACCTGCCCTTCTTGGAGTTAAGCGAATTTACAGCTCTACAGCACCACTGCACATGACTGGTGAATTTATGAGAACAATCATTGACACGCATCAAGTCACGCATTATATCGACGTTCCAAGACTTATGAGAACTTTATACGAAGCAGTAGAACGATACAAAAAGAGAGACCCATCGACGCTTTCTACTCTAAAATTTGCTTGGATTGGTGGTGAAAGCGATGGAGGAGTATTGGAAgcctatatttcaaaaataacgcCCCATTGTATGGTCGTAAGGTGTTATGGATTAACTGAAGTAGCTGGATCGTTTGCTACGTCGGAATTTGTCAGCAGCAAACAAAATGTGAACGgtggtattttgaaaaatggtttcatGATAAAACTCATGGACAACGATGGAAACCCTCTTGGACCCAATCAAATTGGACGAGTTTGTGTTAAAATAGCAGCCCCCTTTTTGGGCTATCTTAAGAACGATTTTGCTAACAAGGAATCATTCATTGAAGGAGGTTGGCTTAATACAGGAGACATGGGAATAGTGTATTCggataaattattgaatattttcgtCAGAGAAAAATATGCTTTACGCTATTCTGACTGCAgcatattttttccaaattcagttgaagaaattgtcaataaTTTTAATGGTGTTTATTCGTCTGCTCTGGTAGGAAACCCCAGTGcagagaattttaataaatattgtggAACAATCTTTGTAGTTCTCGAAAGTGGAAGTCTAAATTCAgcagtttttgaaaatcgtttcaGATCTTATTTGAGGAAAGAAATAACCAAGGAACAACTTgaagtaattaaatattttaaagtgatAGATGACCTTCCAAAAACTACTTGCTACAAAGTTGATAGGATGGCATTGAAAAGGATTGTTCAAGGAGGTTCTAaaatatattgtcaaaaataa
- the LOC129941700 gene encoding putative acyl--CoA ligase YdaB yields MNSIEYVRSENIWRAPEVKVESCSLGADILKKLKHSDPQKILEVHHESGTNVTVKEIRDQTITVAQNLLNLGIKKNDRVVFFTNLNLKITPLTYACYTIGAPVCFFEIHLPQEHVPAYLEILDPSVIFFEEGFKSMVTEGLKDLNLTNLRHVLSLDGEQKSVDEFLFAPAVDIESFEAPNIGDPRTLPALLTFTSATTGLPKIVMNSHALVRHSVLKEFVTNPASVVLILSEIRWIGPQILMLQPALLGIKRIYSSIPYMELTGECVRTMIDTHKVTVYSAVPRFMRSVYEAAEKSREKNPSTLSSLKIVYTGGENLGEALEIYFTKITPHCKVVKCYGMTEVAGGMATTEKISIQKYVNGGVLKNGFMIKLIDDDGNSLGPNQIGVVCIKTATPFLGYLKNDLANKESFIEGGWFNTGDIGVVDSDSLLNIFTREKHILRYADGKIIFPDTVEDIVNSFDGVHSSALIGNCSAGNPKQYRGTIFVVLQDFIVNLADFEYDLRAYLRKELTKEQLKIIKY; encoded by the exons ATGAACAGTATTGAGTACGTTAGATCTGAGAACATCTGGCGGGCTCCTGAAGTAAAAGTTGAGAGTTGTAGCCTTGGTgcagatattttgaaaaaactcaaGCACAGTGATCCGCAGAAAATATTGGAAGTGCATCACGAAAGTGGCACAAATGTCACGGTGAAGGAGATTCGTGATCAAACAATAACTGTTGCTCAAAATCTCTTAAATTTGGGTATTAAAAAGAACGATAGAGTTGTGTTCTTCACAAACTTGAACTTGAAAATAACACCACTTACGTATGCCTGCTACACAATTGGTGCACCAGTCTGTTTCTTCGAAATACATCTTCCACAAG AACATGTTCCCGCTTATCTGGAAATTCTCGATCCTTCTGTAATATTCTTTGAAGAAGGATTCAAGTCTATGGTCACAGAAGGTTTGAAAGATCTTAATCTAACGAATCTGAGACATGTGCTCTCCTTGGACGGTGAACAAAAGTCAGTTGATGAGTTTCTCTTTGCACCAGCAGTTGATATTGAAAGCTTTGAAGCTCCTAACATTGGAGATCCAAGGACGCTACCAGCTTTATTAACATTCACATCTGCAACTACTGGTCTTCCAAAAATTGTTATGAATTCTCATGCCTTGGTCAGACATAGCGTTCTCAAAGAATTCGTTACAAATCCAGCGAGTGTGGTTCTGATTCTAAGTGAAATCCGTTGGATTGGTCCGCAAATCTTAATGCTTCAACCTGCTCTTCTTGGGATAAAGCGAATTTACAGCTCAATACCTTACATGGAACTGACTGGCGAATGTGTGAGGACAATGATTGACACACATAAAGTTACGGTTTATTCTGCAGTTCCCAGATTTATGAGAAGTGTATATGAAGCAGCAGAAAAATCTAGAGAAAAGAACCCGTCGACCCTCTCTTCACTAAAGATCGTTTATACTGGTGGTGAAAACCTTGGAGAAGCAttggaaatatattttacaaaaataacgcCCCATTGTAAGGTCGTAAAGTGTTATGGAATGACGGAAGTGGCTGGCGGAATGGCTACAACGGAAAAAATcagcatacaaaaatatgtaaatggtgGGGTTTTAAAAAATGGCTTCATGATAAAACTCATTGATGATGATGGAAACTCTCTTGGACCAAATCAAATTGGAGTAGTTTGTATCAAAACAGCTACCCCGTTCTTAGGGTATCTGAAAAACGACCTGGCCAACAAGGAATCTTTCATTGAAGGAGGTTGGTTCAACACAGGAGACATAGGAGTTGTGGATTCGGATagtttgttgaatattttcaccagagaaaaacacattttacgTTATGCCGatggaaagataatttttcCAGATACAGTTGAAGACATCGTAAATAGTTTTGATGGTGTTCATTCATCAGCTCTGATAGGAAACTGTAGTGCGGGAAATCCCAAACAATATCGtggaacaatttttgtagttcTCCAAGATTTTATTGTTAATCTAGCTGATTTTGAGTATGATTTGAGAgcttatttaagaaaagaattaacCAAAGAGCAACTTAAAATTATCAAGTACTAA